DNA sequence from the Chlamydiota bacterium genome:
ATCGCCTTCCCCGTGGAGCTCATCGACAGACACGCGTGCTTTACGCCGCGGCTCGCCCGCAGCAGGTCCGCGAGGCGCGTGATCTCCTTCGGGTTCCCGCGCGCGACGATCACCTCGATGCAGGTGTCGTGGTCCAGGTGGATGTGCTGCGATGAGAGGACGCGCGTGTAGTGTCGGTGCTGGAGCTCGATCAGGCGCTTGGAGAGCTCGCGCTGCCGGTGGTCGTAGAGCAGGCTGATGACCCCGATCACCTCGTCCCCCTCCGCCCATTCGTCCTCCACGAGGCACGCCCGCACCAGATCGGCGATCGCCTTCGAGCGGTTGGTGTGCCCCGTCTTCCGCGCGCGGCGGTCGAACCGCGCGAGCAACTCCCTCTCGAGCGAGACCCCGAAGCGGATAAGCCTGTCCATCCCGCACCCCCTCCTTGTGCGCCGTGGCACCAGTATAGCACCGCCCCCGCGGACAGGTACACCCCCCCGCCCGGAGCGGCGGGAAATTTTGCCTTGTGCGGCGCGCCGCGTGATTGCTATACTACGCCCCGTAGCCTCCGCGGTGCGCCCGACG
Encoded proteins:
- the nikR gene encoding nickel-responsive transcriptional regulator NikR, translating into MDRLIRFGVSLERELLARFDRRARKTGHTNRSKAIADLVRACLVEDEWAEGDEVIGVISLLYDHRQRELSKRLIELQHRHYTRVLSSQHIHLDHDTCIEVIVARGNPKEITRLADLLRASRGVKHACLSMSSTGKAIG